One genomic region from Tripterygium wilfordii isolate XIE 37 chromosome 20, ASM1340144v1, whole genome shotgun sequence encodes:
- the LOC119987456 gene encoding cytochrome P450 CYP736A12-like, producing the protein MVHIMSPSLLAIAMVVVGFLWFYIHSRLTGAKKQPPGPRALPVIGHLHLLGNLPHQSLAHLARKYGPLMSVKLGSKPTIVVSSPEAAELILKTHDAVFATRPKLISTDYIYYGAKGMGFTPYGSYWRNVRKLCTIHLLSGSKVESFAPMRRENLEMLIGSLRKSVGVSGVVDLTITLSELVENITYKMVFGRIKDEEFDIKGLVAEGMCLAGAFNISDYVPYLRPLDLQGMERRLKAFSKEMDKLLEKILNEHDQEDGEVKPRQDMDFIDTLLSLMNQPMNSNDIEASSYLVDRTNIKGMLMDMVLGAFDSSATSVEWIFSELLRHPRVMKCLQEELESVIGMKRMVEETDLEKLNYLDMVIKETYRLHPVAPLLVPRESMEDIEIDRYHILKNTRIIVNAWAIGRDPKVWSSNVNEFLPERFGSRDIDLKGHHFQLLPFGSGRRGCAGMQLGLTTVRLIMAQLVHCFNWELPNGMPPTDLDMTEKFGLSLPRANHLLALPTSYRLLS; encoded by the exons TCCTAGCCATAGCTATGGTGGTGGTTGGATTTCTATGGTTTTATATACATTCCCGATTAACAGGTGCCAAGAAACAGCCCCCTGGTCCACGAGCCTTGCCGGTAATTGGGCACCTCCACCTGTTAGGGAACCTCCCACACCAATCCCTTGCCCATTTAGCTAGAAAATATGGACCTTTGATGTCGGTAAAGTTAGGTTCTAAGCCAACCATTGTGGTATCATCACCTGAAGCTGCTGAACTAATTCTCAAGACCCACGACGCCGTTTTCGCAACCAGGCCCAAACTCATATCCACCGACTACATCTACTATGGTGCCAAGGGCATGGGCTTCACCCCATATGGCTCTTATTGGCGTAATGTTAGGAAACTTTGTACTATCCATCTTCTTAGTGGTTCCAAGGTGGAGTCCTTCGCACCCATGAGAAGGGAAAATCTTGAAATGCTTATTGGGTCGCTAAGGAAATCAGTTGGAGTGTCTGGAGTTGTGGATTTGACCATAACTTTGAGTGAGTTAGTAGAGAATATCACATACAAGATGGTTTTTGGGCGCATCAAAGACGAAGAATTTGACATTAAGGGATTAGTCGCTGAGGGTATGTGCTTGGCTGGAGCTTTCAATATATCTGACTATGTGCCTTACCTAAGACCACTAGACCTTCAG GGGATGGAAAGACGTTTGAAGGCATTTAGTAAAGAAATGGACAAACTGTTAGAAAAAATCTTAAATGAACATGATCAGGAAGATGGTGAAGTGAAGCCAAGACAAGATATGGATTTTATCGACACATTGctttcattgatgaatcaacCCATGAATTCGAATGATATTGAGGCATCATCATATTTGGTTGATCGAACAAATATCAAAGGTATGTTAATGGACATGGTGCTTGGTGCATTCGATAGTAGTGCTACTTCAGTTGAGTGGATATTCTCAGAGCTTCTTAGGCATCCAAGGGTAATGAAATGTCTTCAAGAGGAGTTAGAGAGTGTGATTGGAATGAAAAGAATGGTGGAGGAGACAGATTTGGAAAAGTTGAACTACTTGGACATGGTGATAAAGGAAACTTACAGACTTCATCCGGTTGCTCCCCTTTTAGTTCCTCGAGAATCAATGGAGGATATTGAGATTGACAGATACCATATATTGAAAAACACTCGAATCATTGTGAATGCTTGGGCAATTGGAAGAGATCCGAAGGTGTGGTCAAGCAATGTGAACGAATTCTTGCCAGAAAGGTTTGGTAGTAGAGACATTGATCTCAAGGGGCATCACTTTCAGCTTCTTCCATTTGGTTCGGGTCGAAGAGGATGTGCAGGAATGCAATTAGGTCTGACCACAGTTCGACTTATTATGGCACAACTTGTGCATTGCTTCAACTGGGAACTCCCCAATGGCATGCCTCCTACTGACTTGGACATGACTGAAAAGTTTGGCCTTTCTCTCCCTAGAGCCAACCACCTGCTTGCATTACCCACCTCGTATCGCCTACTTTCTTAA